The proteins below come from a single Parazoarcus communis genomic window:
- a CDS encoding hydroxymethylglutaryl-CoA lyase, translated as MSISLPQHVRIVEVGPRDGLQNEKQVVPADTKLELIRRLAAAGLKAIETTSFVSPKWVPQMGDNTEVLTRVLAAPAPGVDYPVLTPNLKGFEAALAAGAKEVAVFGAASESFSQKNINCSIAESLARFRPVTEAAQAAGVKVRGYVSCVVGCPYEGDIAPEKVAEVAETLIAMGCYEVSLGDTIGSGNPVTVQRMLDAVMRRVPVTQLAGHYHDTFGMAVANIFASLQMGVAVFDASVGGLGGCPYAAGASGNVATEDVVWLLKGMGIDTGIDFDALVDTAAWISAELGRAPASRVARAVLAKRAQAAQAN; from the coding sequence ATGTCGATTTCCCTGCCGCAGCACGTCCGTATCGTTGAAGTCGGTCCGCGCGACGGATTGCAGAACGAGAAGCAGGTCGTGCCTGCCGATACCAAGCTCGAACTCATCCGCCGCCTCGCTGCGGCCGGACTGAAGGCCATCGAGACGACATCCTTCGTCTCCCCCAAGTGGGTACCGCAGATGGGCGACAACACCGAGGTGCTGACGCGGGTGCTGGCTGCGCCGGCGCCGGGCGTCGATTATCCGGTGCTGACGCCCAACCTGAAGGGCTTCGAGGCGGCGCTGGCTGCCGGGGCGAAGGAGGTGGCCGTGTTCGGCGCGGCGTCAGAGTCATTCAGCCAGAAGAACATCAATTGCTCGATTGCCGAATCGCTGGCGCGCTTCCGTCCGGTGACCGAGGCGGCGCAGGCTGCAGGCGTGAAGGTGCGCGGTTACGTGTCCTGCGTGGTCGGCTGCCCCTACGAAGGCGACATCGCACCGGAAAAGGTGGCCGAGGTCGCAGAGACCCTGATCGCCATGGGGTGTTATGAAGTCTCGCTCGGCGATACCATCGGCAGTGGCAATCCGGTCACGGTGCAGCGCATGCTCGACGCAGTGATGCGGCGGGTCCCGGTGACGCAGCTTGCAGGGCATTATCACGACACCTTCGGCATGGCCGTGGCCAACATCTTTGCCTCCCTGCAGATGGGGGTGGCAGTGTTCGACGCGTCGGTCGGTGGTCTGGGGGGATGTCCGTATGCGGCAGGCGCGTCGGGGAACGTTGCCACGGAAGACGTGGTCTGGTTGCTGAAGGGCATGGGGATCGATACCGGCATCGACTTTGATGCGCTGGTCGATACCGCTGCCTGGATCAGCGCCGAACTCGGACGTGCGCCAGCCTCGCGGGTCGCCCGCGCGGTGCTGGCGAAGCGTGCGCAGGCGGCACAGGCAAACTGA
- a CDS encoding DUF1289 domain-containing protein produces the protein MSVASPCINICHMSPDTGWCEGCQRSIDEITRWSRAMDAERRQILVAVADRRELLGLAPLVQSEGAGA, from the coding sequence ATGAGCGTTGCGTCACCCTGCATCAATATCTGCCACATGAGCCCGGACACCGGATGGTGCGAGGGCTGTCAGCGCAGCATCGACGAGATCACGCGTTGGAGCCGCGCAATGGATGCCGAGCGGCGCCAGATCCTGGTCGCCGTGGCTGACCGGCGGGAACTGCTCGGCCTCGCGCCCCTGGTGCAGTCCGAAGGAGCAGGGGCATGA
- a CDS encoding DUF1289 domain-containing protein, whose amino-acid sequence MTNDDECVGVCMIDYDEGICIGCGRTVDEINGVPIPPPPADLKPAEPAPLPANVAAQVGEGSD is encoded by the coding sequence ATGACGAACGATGACGAGTGCGTCGGCGTGTGCATGATCGATTACGATGAAGGCATCTGCATTGGCTGCGGGCGCACGGTCGATGAGATCAACGGTGTGCCCATCCCGCCCCCGCCGGCGGATCTGAAACCCGCCGAACCCGCGCCCCTGCCGGCCAATGTCGCCGCACAGGTGGGCGAGGGCAGCGATTGA
- a CDS encoding MBL fold metallo-hydrolase, translating into MSAALHFPASLQVFERGWLSANNILLADGDEATLIDSGYFSHAGQTVELVRQGLDGRKLRRLINTHSHSDHIGGNAAVQRSFGCSITIPAGMADAVANWDEDALLLRTAAQKGERFAATGLLEAGDRFVAGELEWQAIAVPGHDMDALAYYNAERRILISGDALWRDGFGILFAEVLGSGDGLGEARRTLESIGRLAVDAVIPGHGAPFSDFDEALERAFARLRAFEDDGARMARNAIRACVTFALLDARRMSLDELPQYLAETPLYREANARFLGLGADALAAWLISELERAGVAHREGKDLVAS; encoded by the coding sequence TTGAGCGCAGCACTGCATTTTCCGGCCAGCCTGCAGGTTTTCGAGCGCGGCTGGCTGTCTGCCAACAACATCCTCCTTGCCGATGGCGACGAGGCGACGCTGATCGACTCGGGCTACTTCAGCCATGCGGGACAGACCGTCGAGCTCGTGCGCCAAGGGCTGGACGGGCGGAAACTGCGTCGTCTGATCAACACCCATTCGCACTCCGATCACATCGGTGGCAATGCCGCGGTACAGCGCAGCTTTGGCTGCTCGATCACGATTCCGGCGGGCATGGCCGATGCGGTTGCCAACTGGGACGAAGATGCGCTGCTGCTGCGCACGGCCGCACAGAAAGGCGAGCGTTTTGCCGCCACCGGGTTGCTGGAAGCTGGCGACCGCTTTGTCGCCGGCGAGCTCGAATGGCAGGCAATCGCCGTACCGGGTCACGACATGGATGCGCTCGCCTACTACAACGCCGAGCGCCGCATCCTGATTTCGGGGGATGCGCTGTGGCGCGACGGCTTCGGCATTCTGTTTGCCGAAGTGCTGGGAAGCGGTGACGGCCTCGGCGAAGCGCGGCGTACGCTGGAGTCCATTGGCCGCCTCGCCGTGGATGCGGTGATTCCCGGTCACGGCGCACCCTTTTCGGATTTCGACGAGGCGCTCGAGCGCGCTTTCGCTCGGCTGCGTGCGTTCGAGGACGATGGCGCGCGCATGGCGCGCAACGCGATCCGGGCCTGCGTGACCTTTGCCCTGCTTGATGCGCGGCGCATGTCCCTCGACGAGCTGCCGCAGTATCTTGCCGAAACCCCCCTGTACCGCGAGGCCAATGCGCGATTCCTCGGCCTCGGCGCGGACGCGCTTGCCGCCTGGCTGATCTCCGAGCTCGAGCGTGCCGGCGTGGCGCACCGCGAAGGGAAAGACCTGGTGGCCAGCTGA
- the rapZ gene encoding RNase adapter RapZ: protein MQIVLISGLSGSGKSIALNVLEDAGYFVVDNLPATLLPQLVATLRGSGYQRVAVAVDVRSGGSIAALPQQLQMVRGIVRDVRFIFLEARDDTLIARFSETRRRHPLAEGGVSLGEAIHQERDALAQIAELGHRIDTSDMHANTLRTWIKDFIDVEAESGMTLMFQSFGFKYGIPMDADLVFDVRCLPNPHYDPMLRPLTGRDKPVIDFLEKVPEVGRMAEDIRRFVANWLPSYLRDNRSYLTVAVGCTGGQHRSVYIAEWLARRFKDSAQVLVRHRSAARRDADRAAAGK, encoded by the coding sequence ATGCAGATTGTGCTGATCAGTGGCCTTTCAGGCTCGGGCAAGAGCATTGCGCTCAATGTGCTCGAAGACGCAGGCTATTTCGTCGTCGATAACCTTCCGGCAACGCTGTTGCCGCAGTTGGTGGCGACCCTGCGCGGCAGCGGCTACCAGCGCGTGGCGGTGGCGGTGGATGTGCGCTCGGGTGGCAGCATCGCAGCACTGCCGCAGCAGCTTCAGATGGTGCGTGGCATTGTGCGTGACGTGCGCTTCATCTTTCTGGAAGCGCGCGACGACACCCTGATCGCACGTTTTTCGGAAACGCGGCGTCGTCACCCCCTTGCCGAGGGCGGGGTATCGCTCGGCGAGGCCATCCACCAGGAGCGCGATGCGCTCGCCCAGATCGCGGAGCTGGGACACCGCATCGACACCAGCGACATGCACGCCAATACGCTGCGTACGTGGATCAAGGATTTCATCGACGTCGAAGCAGAATCGGGCATGACGCTGATGTTCCAGTCCTTCGGCTTCAAGTATGGAATCCCGATGGATGCCGATCTCGTGTTCGACGTGCGCTGCCTGCCCAACCCGCACTACGACCCGATGCTGAGGCCGCTCACCGGGCGCGACAAGCCGGTGATCGACTTCCTCGAAAAAGTCCCCGAGGTCGGGCGCATGGCTGAGGACATCCGGCGCTTTGTCGCCAACTGGCTGCCGAGCTACCTGCGTGACAACCGCAGCTATCTCACCGTCGCAGTCGGCTGTACCGGGGGACAGCATCGTTCGGTCTATATCGCCGAGTGGCTGGCACGGCGCTTCAAGGACAGTGCTCAGGTGCTGGTGCGGCATCGTTCCGCTGCGCGGCGCGATGCCGATCGCGCTGCAGCAGGCAAGTGA
- a CDS encoding NusG domain II-containing protein: protein MRLDADWRALLRPGDWLVVCAGFALCVYSALGFWTGGAPDGIIVRAAGKVVAEADLSRARKIEVAGPLGTTLIEIEPGRARVASDPGPRQYCVRQGWLSRAGAVAICAPNQVSLTLTGRGSDYDSLNY, encoded by the coding sequence ATCCGCCTGGATGCAGACTGGCGTGCCCTGCTGCGGCCGGGAGACTGGCTGGTCGTATGCGCTGGGTTTGCACTGTGTGTGTACTCGGCGCTGGGCTTCTGGACCGGCGGCGCGCCTGACGGCATCATCGTCAGGGCGGCCGGCAAGGTGGTGGCCGAGGCCGACCTGTCGCGTGCGCGCAAGATCGAAGTCGCAGGGCCGCTCGGCACCACCTTGATCGAGATCGAGCCCGGGCGTGCGCGGGTCGCATCCGACCCCGGTCCGCGCCAGTACTGCGTGCGCCAGGGCTGGCTGAGCCGCGCCGGCGCAGTGGCCATCTGCGCCCCCAACCAGGTCAGCCTGACCCTCACCGGGCGCGGCAGCGACTATGACTCCCTCAACTATTGA
- a CDS encoding Gx transporter family protein encodes MTPSTIELVPTVKDRRIARHAAAAIVLTVAEAVIPLPLPGVKPGLANIVTLVVLARWGWREAVWVALLRVLAGSLLLGQFLAPGFFLSLSGALASLLALGVAMHLPRRWFGPVSHSILAAFAHIGAQLVVARIWLVPHDGVFYLVPVFAAAAVIFGTVNGLVAGRLLQELDAADAATEREPD; translated from the coding sequence ATGACTCCCTCAACTATTGAACTCGTCCCCACGGTCAAGGATCGCCGCATCGCCCGCCATGCAGCGGCCGCGATCGTGCTTACCGTGGCGGAGGCGGTGATCCCGCTGCCTTTGCCCGGCGTGAAGCCGGGCCTGGCGAATATCGTCACGCTGGTCGTGCTGGCGCGCTGGGGCTGGCGTGAAGCCGTGTGGGTGGCGCTGCTGCGGGTGCTGGCCGGCAGCCTGCTGCTGGGGCAGTTTCTGGCGCCGGGCTTCTTTCTCAGCCTGTCGGGTGCGTTGGCCAGCCTGCTCGCGCTCGGCGTGGCGATGCATTTGCCGCGGCGCTGGTTCGGGCCGGTCAGTCACAGCATCCTGGCCGCCTTCGCCCATATCGGCGCACAGCTCGTGGTCGCCCGGATATGGCTGGTGCCGCACGACGGTGTGTTCTACCTGGTGCCAGTGTTCGCGGCTGCCGCGGTGATCTTCGGAACGGTCAACGGACTCGTGGCCGGGCGACTGCTGCAGGAACTCGACGCGGCAGATGCCGCTACGGAACGCGAGCCCGATTGA
- a CDS encoding dienelactone hydrolase family protein, which produces MPRDTNAKTAEFDSLLPSAQLDRRAFITTLTAAGFALAVQPVQASTVINTDSAGLDTGNATVNTASGELPLYFARPAGGKNLPTVLVVQEIFGVHEHIRDVCRRLAKLGYLAIAPELYFRQGDPTKLDNVGAILEGIVSKVPDAQVMSDLDACAAWAPDHGGDAARLAITGFCWGGRITWLYAAHNPKLRAAVAWYGRIDGAPSDLMPKHPIDIAGSLHAPVLGLYGGKDQGIPVADVDAMRDALKKAGKAGELVVYPDAPHAFNADYRPSYRPTEAADGWKRMQDWFKRYMM; this is translated from the coding sequence ATGCCCCGAGACACGAATGCCAAGACCGCCGAGTTCGACAGCCTGCTGCCTTCGGCACAGCTCGATCGCCGGGCCTTCATCACCACGCTGACTGCTGCGGGCTTTGCGCTCGCGGTACAGCCGGTTCAGGCCAGCACCGTGATCAACACCGATAGCGCAGGGCTGGATACCGGCAATGCGACGGTCAACACGGCCTCGGGCGAACTCCCGCTGTATTTTGCACGACCGGCAGGCGGAAAGAATCTGCCGACGGTGCTGGTGGTGCAGGAAATTTTCGGTGTGCATGAACACATCCGCGACGTCTGCCGGCGCCTCGCCAAGCTGGGCTACCTCGCCATCGCACCCGAACTGTATTTCCGCCAGGGCGACCCCACCAAGCTGGACAACGTCGGCGCCATCCTCGAAGGCATCGTTTCCAAGGTCCCCGACGCACAAGTCATGAGCGATCTCGACGCCTGCGCAGCCTGGGCGCCCGATCACGGTGGCGACGCTGCACGTCTGGCGATCACCGGATTCTGCTGGGGTGGCCGCATCACCTGGCTGTACGCCGCGCACAACCCGAAACTGCGCGCAGCCGTGGCCTGGTACGGACGCATCGACGGCGCGCCCTCCGATCTCATGCCCAAGCATCCGATCGACATTGCCGGCAGCCTGCACGCACCGGTGCTGGGCCTGTACGGCGGCAAGGACCAGGGCATCCCCGTGGCCGATGTCGACGCGATGCGCGACGCGCTGAAGAAGGCAGGCAAGGCGGGGGAGCTGGTTGTCTATCCCGACGCTCCGCATGCATTCAATGCGGACTACCGCCCGAGCTATCGCCCGACCGAGGCGGCAGACGGCTGGAAGCGGATGCAGGACTGGTTCAAGCGCTACATGATGTAG
- a CDS encoding LOG family protein, producing the protein MDKKNPLKARNFPSAQDEAATVRLPSRYAGPGSSYGMAYADTEFLLREELRPVRMQLELMKPELIQQDQGVESTIVIFGSARFKAREEAEAMLASAQDAGHPDAIRHAERMVANVRYYEEARRFAELVTRDADALGEPVIITTGGGPGIMEAGNRGAFDAGGRSMGMSIHLPFEEDPNPYITPELCFQFHYFAIRKMHFLMRAVALVSFPGGFGTMDELFEVLTLAQTRKIRRRPIVLFGRAFWDRVVNFEALADEGVISHADLGLIHYAETAEEAWDIIKRTYRDDDPELTARQNRAA; encoded by the coding sequence ATGGACAAGAAGAATCCCCTGAAGGCGCGCAATTTCCCCTCGGCTCAGGACGAGGCGGCCACCGTGCGCCTGCCATCCCGTTATGCAGGACCTGGCAGTTCCTATGGAATGGCCTACGCGGACACCGAGTTCCTGCTGCGCGAAGAATTGCGCCCGGTGCGCATGCAGCTTGAACTGATGAAGCCCGAACTGATCCAGCAGGATCAGGGCGTGGAGTCCACCATCGTCATCTTCGGCAGCGCACGTTTCAAGGCGCGTGAAGAGGCCGAGGCCATGCTGGCGTCCGCGCAGGATGCCGGTCACCCCGATGCGATCCGCCACGCCGAACGCATGGTGGCCAACGTGCGCTACTACGAGGAGGCGCGCCGCTTTGCCGAACTCGTCACCCGTGACGCAGATGCGCTGGGCGAACCGGTGATCATCACCACCGGCGGCGGCCCCGGCATCATGGAGGCGGGCAACCGCGGCGCGTTCGATGCAGGCGGCCGCAGCATGGGCATGAGCATCCACCTGCCGTTCGAGGAAGATCCCAACCCCTACATCACGCCCGAGCTGTGCTTCCAGTTCCACTACTTCGCCATTCGCAAGATGCACTTCCTGATGCGGGCGGTGGCGCTGGTCAGTTTTCCGGGCGGTTTTGGCACCATGGACGAATTGTTCGAGGTGCTGACGCTGGCGCAGACGCGCAAGATCCGCCGCCGCCCGATCGTGCTGTTCGGCCGTGCGTTCTGGGATCGCGTGGTCAATTTCGAGGCCTTGGCGGACGAGGGCGTGATCAGCCACGCCGACCTCGGTCTGATCCACTACGCGGAAACGGCCGAAGAAGCCTGGGACATCATCAAGCGCACCTACCGGGATGATGATCCGGAGCTGACCGCCAGGCAGAACCGCGCAGCCTGA
- a CDS encoding GNAT family N-acetyltransferase — protein sequence MQLVDCSPERHAGAILDLLNDAILHSTALYEYTPRPPQSMEAWFAGKHQGGFPVIGLEDDDGRLAGFASYGSFRAYPAFKYSVEHSVYVHADHRGRGVGRTLLQALIERARQQQRHLLVGAIDAGNAASIALHTGLGFVHAGTLPQAGFKFGRWLDLAFYQLTLDTPEAPVDG from the coding sequence ATGCAACTTGTCGACTGCAGCCCCGAACGCCACGCCGGCGCCATCCTCGATCTGCTCAATGATGCGATCCTGCATTCGACCGCACTGTACGAGTACACGCCGCGTCCGCCGCAGAGCATGGAAGCGTGGTTTGCTGGCAAGCACCAGGGCGGCTTTCCGGTGATCGGGCTGGAAGACGACGACGGCCGGCTCGCAGGCTTTGCCAGCTATGGCAGCTTTCGCGCCTATCCGGCGTTCAAGTACTCGGTTGAGCATTCGGTCTATGTACACGCCGATCATCGCGGTCGCGGTGTTGGCCGGACGCTGCTGCAGGCGCTGATTGAACGCGCGCGCCAGCAGCAGCGCCACCTGCTGGTCGGCGCCATCGATGCCGGCAACGCCGCGAGCATCGCCCTTCACACCGGGCTCGGATTCGTCCACGCCGGCACCCTGCCGCAGGCCGGCTTCAAGTTCGGGCGCTGGCTCGATCTTGCCTTCTACCAGCTCACGCTCGATACGCCTGAGGCCCCCGTAGACGGCTGA
- a CDS encoding Eco57I restriction-modification methylase domain-containing protein has protein sequence MSAQLGLGLRDVAAMGQIFTPQPVVQAMLALRRNSGRVLEPSCGDGAFLQHLPGAVGIEFDADYCPAGALNIDFFAYPDSEQFDTIIGNPPYVRFQDVPEATRKRLTATRPDARFDGRSNLYLFFIEKCVRHLGPGGELIFITPRDFLKATSAVHLNRLLFETGSITDAIELGDARVFDDAVPNCLIWRFEKGCCERSMRYLELGTGDDIGSALRAPAWETRHFVEAGGHLMFARGDYPLRLADVAFVKVGAVSGADELFADAQHGSRDFVCSSTVSTGETRRMIWSEPGEPPPPVLDAHKTRLLQRKVARFDESNWWMWGRLHYRSTLPRVYVNGRTRVANPFFLHPCKDYDGAVLAIFPRRADADLEAFRDALNAVEWADLGFVCDGRFLFTQRSLEHAPLPASFSTFLP, from the coding sequence ATGAGCGCCCAACTCGGACTCGGTCTGCGCGATGTGGCCGCGATGGGGCAGATCTTTACCCCGCAGCCGGTGGTGCAGGCCATGCTGGCGCTCAGGCGCAACAGTGGCAGAGTACTCGAGCCCTCCTGCGGTGACGGTGCATTTCTGCAGCACCTGCCCGGGGCCGTCGGCATCGAGTTCGACGCCGACTATTGCCCCGCGGGCGCGCTCAATATCGACTTCTTCGCCTATCCGGACAGCGAGCAGTTCGACACCATCATCGGCAACCCGCCCTACGTGCGCTTCCAGGATGTGCCCGAAGCCACGCGCAAGCGCCTGACTGCGACCCGCCCGGACGCGCGCTTCGACGGGCGCTCCAATCTCTATCTGTTCTTCATCGAAAAGTGTGTGCGCCATCTGGGGCCCGGTGGCGAGCTGATCTTCATTACGCCGCGCGACTTCCTCAAGGCGACGTCCGCGGTGCATCTGAACCGCCTGCTGTTCGAAACCGGCTCGATTACCGACGCCATCGAACTCGGTGATGCGCGGGTGTTCGACGATGCGGTGCCCAACTGCCTGATCTGGCGCTTCGAGAAGGGCTGTTGCGAACGCAGCATGCGCTACCTTGAGCTCGGCACGGGCGATGACATCGGTTCGGCCTTGCGCGCACCGGCGTGGGAAACCCGGCATTTCGTCGAGGCGGGCGGGCACCTGATGTTCGCGCGCGGGGACTATCCGCTGCGTCTGGCCGATGTGGCTTTCGTCAAGGTCGGGGCGGTGTCGGGCGCCGACGAACTGTTTGCCGATGCACAGCATGGCAGCCGCGACTTCGTCTGTTCATCCACCGTCAGTACCGGCGAGACCCGGCGCATGATCTGGAGCGAGCCCGGCGAGCCGCCACCGCCGGTGCTCGATGCTCACAAGACGCGCCTGCTGCAGCGCAAGGTGGCACGTTTCGATGAGTCCAACTGGTGGATGTGGGGCCGCCTGCACTACCGCAGCACGCTTCCGCGCGTGTATGTGAACGGACGCACCCGGGTGGCGAATCCCTTCTTCCTTCATCCGTGCAAGGATTACGACGGCGCGGTGCTGGCGATCTTTCCGCGCCGGGCCGATGCAGACCTCGAGGCCTTCCGCGATGCACTGAACGCGGTGGAGTGGGCCGATCTCGGCTTTGTCTGCGATGGTCGCTTCCTGTTCACCCAGCGCAGCCTCGAGCATGCGCCTCTGCCGGCGAGCTTCTCCACTTTCCTGCCCTGA